The Desmodus rotundus isolate HL8 chromosome 3, HLdesRot8A.1, whole genome shotgun sequence genome includes a region encoding these proteins:
- the SLC25A3 gene encoding solute carrier family 25 member 3 isoform X1 has protein sequence MFSSVAHLARANPFNAPHLQLVYDGLAGPSSSPAGPPGPPRRSRNLAAAAVEEQYSCEYGSGRFFILCGFGGIISCGTTHTALVPLDLVKCRMQVDPQKYKGIFNGFSVTLKEDGVRGLAKGWAPTFIGYSMQGLCKFGFYEVFKIFYSNILGEENTYLWRTSLYLAASASAEFFADIALAPMEAAKVRIQTQPGYANTLREAAPKMYKEEGLNAFYKGVAPLWMRQIPYTMMKFACFERTVEVLYKFVVPKPRSECSKAEQLVVTFVAGYIAGVFCAIVSHPADSVVSVLNKEKGSSASQVLKRLGFKGVWKGLFARIIMIGTLTALQWFIYDSVKVYFRLPRPPPPEMPESLKKKLGLTQ, from the exons ATGTTTTCGTCCGTGGCGCACCTGGCACGGGCGAACCCCTTCAACGCGCCCCACTTGCAGCTGGTGTACGATGGCCTCGCAGGCCCCAGCAGCAGCCCCGCCGGGCCGCCGGGCCCGCCCCGCCGCTCCCGCAACCTGGCAGCCGCCGCTGTGGAAG AGCAGTATAGCTGTGAATATGGATCTGGCAGATTCTTTATCCTGTGTGGATTTGGAGGAATTATTAGCTGTGGCACAACACATACAGCATTGGTTCCTCTAGATCTGGTTAAATGCAGAATGCAG GTGGACCCCCAGAAGTATAAAGGTATATTTAATGGATTCTCAGTCACACTCAAAGAGGATGGTGTTCGTGGTTTGGCTAAAGGGTGGGCTCCGACTTTCATTGGCTACTCTATGCAGGGGCTCTGCAAGTTTGGCTTTTATGAAGTCTTCAAAATCTTCTATAGCAACATACTTGGAGAG GAGAACACCTACCTCTGGCGCACATCACTATATTTGGCTGCCTCTGCCAGTGCTGAATTCTTTGCTGACATTGCTCTGGCTCCTATGGAAGCTGCTAAGGTTCGAATTCAAACTCAGCCAGGTTATGCTAACACTCTGAGGGAGGCAGCTCCCAAAATGTATAAGGAAGAAGGCTTAAATGC ATTCTACAAGGGGGTTGCTCCTCTCTGGATGAGACAGATaccatacaccatgatgaagttCGCTTGCTTTGAACGTACTGTGGAAGTATTGTACAAATTTGTGGTTCCTAAGCCCCGAAGTGAATGTTCGAAGGCAGAGCAGCTGGTTGTGACATTTGTGGCAGGTTACATAG CTGGAGTCTTCTGTGCAATTGTTTCTCACCCTGCTGATTCTGTGGTGTCTGTGTTGAATAAAGAGAAAGGTAGCAGTGCTTCTCAGGTCCTCAAGAGACTTGGATTTAAAG GTGTGTGGAAGGGGCTCTTTGCCCGTATCATCATGATCGGCACTCTGACCGCACTGCAGTGGTTCATCTATGACTCCGTGAAGGTCTACTTCAGGCTCCCCCGCCCTCCTCCACCGGAGATGCCAGAGTCTCTGAAGAAGAAGCTTGGGTTAACTCAGTAG
- the SLC25A3 gene encoding solute carrier family 25 member 3 isoform X2 — protein sequence MFSSVAHLARANPFNAPHLQLVYDGLAGPSSSPAGPPGPPRRSRNLAAAAVEEYSCEYGSLKFYALCGFGGVLSCGLTHTAVVPLDLVKCRMQVDPQKYKGIFNGFSVTLKEDGVRGLAKGWAPTFIGYSMQGLCKFGFYEVFKIFYSNILGEENTYLWRTSLYLAASASAEFFADIALAPMEAAKVRIQTQPGYANTLREAAPKMYKEEGLNAFYKGVAPLWMRQIPYTMMKFACFERTVEVLYKFVVPKPRSECSKAEQLVVTFVAGYIAGVFCAIVSHPADSVVSVLNKEKGSSASQVLKRLGFKGVWKGLFARIIMIGTLTALQWFIYDSVKVYFRLPRPPPPEMPESLKKKLGLTQ from the exons ATGTTTTCGTCCGTGGCGCACCTGGCACGGGCGAACCCCTTCAACGCGCCCCACTTGCAGCTGGTGTACGATGGCCTCGCAGGCCCCAGCAGCAGCCCCGCCGGGCCGCCGGGCCCGCCCCGCCGCTCCCGCAACCTGGCAGCCGCCGCTGTGGAAG AGTACAGTTGTGAATATGGCTCCCTGAAGTTTTATGCATTGTGTGGCTTTGGTGGGGTCTTAAGCTGTGGTCTGACACACACCGCTGTGGTTCCCCTGGATTTAGTGAAATGCCGCATGCAG GTGGACCCCCAGAAGTATAAAGGTATATTTAATGGATTCTCAGTCACACTCAAAGAGGATGGTGTTCGTGGTTTGGCTAAAGGGTGGGCTCCGACTTTCATTGGCTACTCTATGCAGGGGCTCTGCAAGTTTGGCTTTTATGAAGTCTTCAAAATCTTCTATAGCAACATACTTGGAGAG GAGAACACCTACCTCTGGCGCACATCACTATATTTGGCTGCCTCTGCCAGTGCTGAATTCTTTGCTGACATTGCTCTGGCTCCTATGGAAGCTGCTAAGGTTCGAATTCAAACTCAGCCAGGTTATGCTAACACTCTGAGGGAGGCAGCTCCCAAAATGTATAAGGAAGAAGGCTTAAATGC ATTCTACAAGGGGGTTGCTCCTCTCTGGATGAGACAGATaccatacaccatgatgaagttCGCTTGCTTTGAACGTACTGTGGAAGTATTGTACAAATTTGTGGTTCCTAAGCCCCGAAGTGAATGTTCGAAGGCAGAGCAGCTGGTTGTGACATTTGTGGCAGGTTACATAG CTGGAGTCTTCTGTGCAATTGTTTCTCACCCTGCTGATTCTGTGGTGTCTGTGTTGAATAAAGAGAAAGGTAGCAGTGCTTCTCAGGTCCTCAAGAGACTTGGATTTAAAG GTGTGTGGAAGGGGCTCTTTGCCCGTATCATCATGATCGGCACTCTGACCGCACTGCAGTGGTTCATCTATGACTCCGTGAAGGTCTACTTCAGGCTCCCCCGCCCTCCTCCACCGGAGATGCCAGAGTCTCTGAAGAAGAAGCTTGGGTTAACTCAGTAG